The Campylobacter sp. RM10537 genome has a segment encoding these proteins:
- a CDS encoding ABC transporter ATP-binding protein, producing MLVVKDLHVYYGLIEAVKGIDFKVDTGNIVSLIGSNGAGKTSTLNALLNSVKRTGEVNFLGYDTKRHLTHTLVQKGIALVPEGRRVFINLSVEENLKIGAYNNSENYEHLREQMYKLFPRLASKKNCMAGSLSGGEAQMLAISRALMSEPKLLMLDEPSLGLAPKIVGEVFDIIVRLKNEGITILLVEQNAYSALKISDYAYVLENGKIAMQDKAKNLIGNDDIRKKYLGL from the coding sequence ATGCTAGTAGTTAAAGATTTGCATGTATATTATGGTTTAATTGAAGCTGTTAAAGGCATAGATTTTAAGGTTGATACAGGTAATATAGTTTCACTTATAGGTTCGAATGGAGCAGGTAAGACTTCTACTTTAAATGCTCTTTTAAATTCTGTTAAACGCACCGGAGAAGTTAATTTTTTAGGTTATGATACTAAAAGGCATTTAACCCATACCTTAGTTCAAAAAGGTATAGCTTTAGTCCCAGAAGGAAGACGTGTTTTTATCAATCTTAGTGTTGAGGAAAATTTAAAAATCGGAGCCTATAATAATAGTGAAAACTATGAACATTTAAGAGAGCAAATGTATAAATTATTTCCACGACTCGCAAGTAAAAAAAATTGCATGGCTGGAAGTTTAAGCGGTGGAGAAGCTCAAATGTTGGCTATTTCAAGGGCTTTAATGAGTGAGCCAAAGCTTTTAATGCTCGATGAACCTTCTTTAGGTCTGGCACCTAAAATTGTTGGTGAGGTTTTTGATATTATAGTTCGTTTAAAAAATGAAGGTATAACTATACTTTTAGTTGAACAAAATGCTTATTCTGCTTTAAAAATAAGTGATTATGCATATGTTTTAGAAAATGGCAAAATTGCTATGCAAGACAAAGCTAAAAATTTAATTGGAAATGATGATATCAGAAAAAAATATTTAGGATTGTAA
- the ccsA gene encoding cytochrome c biogenesis protein, which translates to MKRIIKSVGDLRISIILFLIFALFCALATFIESSYGTPTAWAMIYDAFWFEYIQLLLGVNLLCGMFRYKMFNLKKLPLMIFHLSFLFILVGAGITRYFGFEGTLSIREHTQNSLIESLKTSVRISAIKDAEQYSVVNDRYIGNLPFANHFKLALNMGNDKAILKYKDLILDADYVYKENNTSDPLLAITFSQKNMQGVTMEFKKGEIKNIDGINFSFMNDNVTKPYVKIDQNLNLSSSKDLNAFNMKEGKNFILKATEAQNAKDLRLYNIGDLNFVIKFASLHGDREIQGVNRPQDESFWLWFKYSWMELARTMLVSTFGEPQNWKTSWLLRFKDFAMSKEYQALNLKGEKALKLELTYKNKSKDFYIFEYDKPVMIELEGQKFFISWGLSYNKLPFEIYLNKFVLDRYPGSMSAASYASEITVKDGSKNFDYRIFMNNVLDYNGYRFYQNSYDSDEKGTILSVNKDPGKTPTYIGYFLLILGMFLNFFNPNSRFRTLVRLINQDSLKNIGTFLLVFFIFCGANKAFAKDNDLPVVSPEHSKALASLVLQKSLDGRMMPFDTLSREILEKIHQSDTYKGQDANAIMLSMLIGVDKWQNEPFILMPSDSTIRRDVAKILKVPDEKYISYRDFFDENNHYKLQKYVENANRKNPNTRNTFDKEIIKLDERANIVNLVFSGELFKFIPVQNDKNNLWLAPYSAITTLKGEEGEIVLALVRNYFGAVDQAFKNNDWTKADKALELIKEYQSKVGYRVMPSENKIKTEIFSNKIKIFSKLIPVYLIAGILLLVIVFAKMITPNLKITKIFKIVYTLNILAFVIHTIGLILRAYLSEHAPWSDAYESMIYIAWALSLSGIFFSKKSPIALSLTSILSGIVLMVAYLNEINPQITNLRPVLNSYWLSIHVSVITASYGFLGLCALLGIFVLLLMCFLKKDGKYNPNILRNITEATRINEMAMILGLCLLTAGNFLGAIWANESWGRYWSWDSKETWALITILVYAAILHLRMIPKYCNQFIFALWSMFAYWVVAMTYFGVNHFLTGMHSYAAGEAVQIPNYVYWIFIAMLVLAYFSRRKRHFVGRL; encoded by the coding sequence ATGAAAAGAATAATTAAAAGTGTAGGGGATTTAAGAATTTCGATAATTTTATTTTTAATTTTTGCTCTATTTTGTGCTTTGGCTACTTTTATAGAAAGTTCTTATGGAACTCCTACTGCTTGGGCTATGATTTATGACGCTTTTTGGTTTGAATATATTCAATTGTTGCTAGGTGTTAATTTGTTGTGCGGTATGTTTCGCTATAAAATGTTTAATTTAAAAAAGTTACCTTTAATGATTTTTCACTTATCTTTCCTTTTTATTCTTGTAGGGGCTGGAATTACTAGATATTTCGGATTTGAAGGAACTTTATCCATTAGAGAACATACGCAAAATTCATTAATAGAGAGTTTGAAAACTTCAGTTCGTATTTCCGCTATTAAAGACGCAGAGCAATATAGTGTTGTAAATGATCGCTATATCGGGAATTTGCCTTTTGCTAATCATTTTAAACTTGCTTTAAATATGGGTAATGATAAGGCGATTTTAAAATATAAAGATTTGATTTTAGATGCTGATTATGTTTATAAAGAAAACAATACTTCAGATCCTTTACTTGCCATAACATTTTCTCAAAAAAATATGCAAGGTGTAACAATGGAATTTAAAAAAGGAGAAATTAAAAATATCGATGGGATAAATTTTTCTTTTATGAATGACAATGTTACAAAACCTTATGTAAAAATTGATCAAAATTTAAATTTAAGCTCAAGTAAAGATTTAAATGCGTTTAACATGAAAGAAGGTAAAAATTTTATCTTAAAAGCTACAGAGGCTCAAAATGCTAAAGATCTTAGACTTTATAATATCGGTGATTTAAATTTTGTTATAAAATTTGCTTCTTTACATGGAGATCGTGAAATTCAAGGTGTCAATAGACCCCAAGATGAAAGTTTTTGGTTATGGTTTAAATATTCTTGGATGGAATTAGCTAGAACAATGTTAGTTTCAACTTTCGGAGAGCCACAAAATTGGAAAACTTCATGGCTTTTAAGATTTAAAGATTTTGCAATGAGTAAAGAATATCAAGCCCTAAATTTAAAAGGTGAAAAAGCTTTAAAACTGGAATTGACTTATAAAAATAAAAGTAAAGATTTTTATATTTTTGAATACGATAAACCTGTAATGATCGAATTAGAAGGGCAGAAATTTTTTATTTCTTGGGGACTTTCTTATAATAAATTACCTTTTGAAATTTATTTAAATAAATTTGTCTTAGATCGCTATCCAGGATCTATGTCAGCTGCTTCTTATGCAAGTGAAATTACAGTTAAAGATGGAAGTAAAAATTTTGATTATAGAATATTTATGAACAATGTTTTAGATTATAATGGCTATAGATTTTATCAAAATTCTTACGATTCAGATGAAAAAGGAACAATTCTTTCAGTTAATAAAGATCCAGGAAAAACTCCAACTTATATAGGTTATTTTTTATTAATTTTAGGAATGTTTTTAAATTTCTTTAATCCAAATTCAAGATTTAGAACTTTAGTAAGATTGATAAATCAAGATTCTTTGAAAAATATCGGAACTTTTTTATTGGTATTTTTTATTTTTTGTGGAGCAAATAAAGCTTTTGCCAAAGATAATGACTTACCTGTTGTAAGTCCAGAACATTCTAAAGCACTTGCTTCTTTGGTTTTGCAAAAATCTTTAGATGGCAGAATGATGCCTTTTGATACCCTATCAAGAGAAATTTTAGAAAAAATTCATCAAAGTGATACTTATAAGGGTCAAGATGCTAATGCAATTATGCTTTCTATGCTTATAGGTGTGGATAAATGGCAAAATGAACCCTTCATTTTGATGCCTAGCGATAGTACTATTCGTAGAGATGTTGCTAAAATTCTAAAGGTTCCTGATGAAAAATATATTTCTTATAGGGATTTTTTTGACGAAAACAATCATTATAAGCTTCAAAAATATGTAGAAAATGCAAACAGAAAAAATCCAAACACTAGAAATACTTTTGATAAAGAGATTATAAAATTAGATGAGAGAGCCAATATTGTTAATTTGGTTTTTAGTGGTGAGCTTTTTAAATTTATTCCTGTACAAAATGACAAAAATAATCTTTGGTTAGCGCCTTATTCTGCAATCACAACTTTAAAAGGGGAAGAAGGAGAGATTGTTTTGGCTTTAGTGAGAAATTACTTTGGAGCTGTTGATCAAGCTTTTAAAAACAATGATTGGACTAAGGCAGATAAAGCTTTGGAATTGATTAAAGAATATCAAAGCAAAGTTGGATATAGAGTTATGCCAAGTGAAAATAAAATCAAGACTGAAATTTTTTCAAATAAGATTAAAATTTTCTCAAAATTAATTCCTGTTTATCTGATCGCAGGAATTTTACTTTTGGTAATTGTTTTTGCTAAAATGATTACCCCAAATTTAAAAATAACAAAGATATTTAAAATTGTTTATACTTTAAATATTTTAGCCTTTGTTATTCATACCATAGGATTAATCCTTCGCGCATATTTATCTGAACATGCACCTTGGAGCGATGCTTATGAGAGTATGATTTATATTGCATGGGCTTTATCGTTATCTGGGATATTTTTCTCTAAAAAAAGTCCTATAGCTTTATCTCTTACTTCAATTTTATCGGGCATAGTATTAATGGTGGCTTACTTAAATGAGATCAATCCTCAAATTACAAATCTTAGACCTGTTCTTAATTCTTATTGGCTAAGTATACATGTATCTGTTATAACTGCTAGTTATGGATTTTTAGGTTTATGTGCTTTATTGGGCATTTTCGTTTTATTATTAATGTGCTTTCTTAAAAAAGATGGAAAATATAATCCTAATATTCTAAGAAATATTACAGAAGCTACTAGAATCAATGAAATGGCTATGATTTTAGGACTTTGTTTACTTACAGCTGGAAATTTCTTAGGTGCAATTTGGGCAAATGAAAGCTGGGGAAGATATTGGAGTTGGGATTCTAAAGAAACTTGGGCTCTAATAACTATTTTAGTTTATGCTGCAATTTTACATCTTAGAATGATTCCTAAGTATTGTAATCAATTTATCTTTGCCTTATGGAGTATGTTTGCTTACTGGGTTGTTGCTATGACTTATTTTGGTGTGAATCATTTTTTAACCGGTATGCACTCTTATGCAGCTGGAGAAGCAGTTCAAATTCCTAATTATGTTTATTGGATTTTTATTGCTATGCTTGTTTTAGCGTATTTTTCAAGAAGAAAACGTCATTTTGTAGGTAGGCTTTAA
- a CDS encoding branched-chain amino acid ABC transporter permease has protein sequence MIKMKFSALIYIILAIVFIAVAPHFFDSYGMGILNQIAIYITLAVSYNLINGVTGQFSLEPNGFIAIGAYAAALVLLSVDQKNDLFNLEDPSPIILALHTNSFILALIIAGISACVLSLILSFAVFRVRGDYLAIVTLGFGIIIQKLAINFPSLTNGSMGLNGVPLFSNLYWTGGIAIVAVVLILNLVYSKFGRAMKAIRDDEDAASAMGINTFWIKTLAFSTSAFLEGVGGGLLVCLLGSVSPEQFGFEFTFVLLIIIVLGGLGSTTGAIIGSILVIGGMEWLRFLDELQIKIDILNINIESMPGLRMVAFSLVLILVMLFARRGIFGDKELNFFLNKNSKKKGFK, from the coding sequence ATGATAAAGATGAAATTTTCTGCTTTAATTTATATTATTTTAGCTATTGTTTTTATTGCAGTAGCACCACATTTTTTTGATAGTTATGGAATGGGGATTTTAAATCAAATTGCTATTTATATTACTTTAGCTGTGAGTTATAATCTTATTAATGGTGTAACTGGACAATTTTCGTTAGAACCTAATGGCTTTATTGCTATTGGTGCTTATGCGGCTGCTTTGGTGCTTTTAAGCGTTGATCAAAAAAATGATTTGTTTAATCTAGAAGATCCTAGTCCTATTATCTTAGCTTTACATACGAATTCTTTTATTTTAGCTCTTATAATTGCTGGAATAAGTGCTTGTGTTTTATCTTTAATTCTTTCTTTTGCAGTTTTTCGCGTAAGAGGTGATTATTTAGCAATTGTAACTTTAGGTTTTGGAATTATTATACAAAAATTAGCCATTAATTTTCCAAGTTTAACCAATGGCTCCATGGGGTTAAATGGTGTTCCTTTATTTTCTAATTTATACTGGACTGGTGGTATTGCAATTGTCGCAGTTGTTTTGATTTTAAATTTGGTATATTCTAAATTTGGTAGAGCTATGAAAGCTATACGTGATGATGAAGATGCTGCAAGTGCTATGGGTATTAATACTTTTTGGATTAAAACTCTTGCTTTCTCAACCTCTGCTTTTTTGGAAGGAGTAGGTGGAGGACTTTTGGTATGTCTTCTTGGATCAGTTTCTCCTGAACAATTTGGTTTTGAATTTACTTTTGTGCTTTTAATTATCATTGTATTAGGCGGACTTGGTTCAACTACTGGAGCTATTATTGGTTCTATACTGGTTATAGGCGGTATGGAATGGTTAAGATTTTTAGATGAATTGCAAATTAAAATTGATATTTTAAATATTAATATCGAATCTATGCCAGGTCTTCGTATGGTTGCATTTTCTTTGGTGTTAATCTTAGTTATGCTTTTTGCAAGAAGAGGAATTTTTGGTGATAAAGAATTGAATTTCTTTTTAAATAAAAACTCTAAAAAGAAAGGGTTTAAATGA
- the tgt gene encoding tRNA guanosine(34) transglycosylase Tgt, which translates to MEFKLKYKDGMARVCEITTAHSTFQTPIFMPVGTVGAVKSLDANDLKKELDAKIILANTYHMYLRPGLEVIRNFNGLHGFTQFDRSFLTDSGGFQAFSLSKNSKHFNEGIEFKSHIDGSKHLFTPKSVLDIQYTFKSDIMMILDDLVALPATKERIKISVDRTILWAKEAIEYHKKMQKQNIGLNQNIFGIIQGGTDYEERKRCALSLNEMEFDGLAIGGLSVGEENILMYETVENLNPFLDENRPRYLMGVGTPEDLVENVARGVDMFDCVMPTRNARNGTFFTSFGKFNIKKAEFINDHEPIDKTCQCYTCRNFSRAYLNHLFKAKELTFFRLASLHNLHYYLDLVKQMREAIQKNEFNKFRKDFYSKRLNNAI; encoded by the coding sequence ATGGAATTTAAATTAAAGTATAAAGATGGTATGGCTAGAGTTTGTGAAATAACTACAGCACATAGTACTTTTCAAACCCCTATTTTTATGCCTGTTGGAACAGTAGGTGCGGTTAAGAGCCTTGATGCTAACGATCTTAAAAAAGAATTGGATGCAAAAATTATTCTTGCTAATACTTATCATATGTATTTGCGTCCTGGTTTGGAAGTAATTAGAAATTTTAATGGTTTGCATGGTTTTACTCAATTTGATAGAAGTTTTTTAACAGATAGTGGCGGTTTTCAAGCTTTTTCTTTAAGTAAAAATTCAAAACATTTTAATGAAGGTATAGAATTTAAAAGTCATATCGATGGAAGCAAACATCTTTTTACACCTAAAAGCGTTTTAGATATCCAATATACCTTTAAATCAGATATTATGATGATTTTAGATGATTTAGTTGCCCTACCTGCAACCAAAGAAAGAATTAAAATTTCTGTTGATAGGACTATTTTATGGGCAAAAGAAGCTATAGAGTATCATAAAAAAATGCAAAAACAAAATATAGGTTTAAACCAAAATATTTTTGGAATTATCCAAGGTGGAACTGACTATGAAGAAAGAAAACGTTGTGCTTTATCTTTAAATGAAATGGAATTTGACGGACTAGCTATAGGTGGGCTTAGTGTTGGAGAAGAAAATATTCTTATGTATGAAACTGTAGAAAATTTAAATCCTTTTTTAGATGAAAACAGACCAAGATATTTAATGGGCGTTGGCACCCCTGAGGATCTGGTAGAAAATGTTGCGCGTGGAGTAGATATGTTTGATTGCGTTATGCCAACAAGAAATGCTAGAAATGGAACATTTTTTACTAGTTTTGGCAAATTTAATATCAAAAAAGCAGAATTTATTAATGATCATGAACCCATAGATAAAACTTGTCAATGCTATACTTGCCGCAATTTTTCACGTGCTTATTTAAATCATCTTTTTAAAGCTAAGGAATTAACTTTTTTTCGCTTAGCAAGCTTGCATAATTTGCATTATTATCTTGATTTAGTAAAACAAATGAGAGAAGCTATTCAAAAAAATGAATTTAATAAATTTAGAAAAGATTTTTATTCTAAGAGGCTAAACAATGCAATATGA
- a CDS encoding ABC transporter ATP-binding protein — translation MILELKNITKSFGEVQAINETSFCINKGEIFGLIGPNGAGKTTLFNIITGNYKPTSGEVFFQEQKINHLKPYEIVHLGIARTFQNIRLFSSMNVLENVMIGFNKQMKYSILEAFFHLGRFCKVEKEFNLKAFNILEELGIVELANEKATSLSYGQQRKVEIARAMATNPKLLLLDEPAAGMNSSESDELAELILKLREKYKISILLIEHDMKFVNQLCDKVLVLDYGKTIFEGKLSDAVEHKEVIAAYLGDFDASS, via the coding sequence ATGATACTAGAATTAAAAAATATCACTAAATCTTTTGGAGAGGTACAAGCAATTAATGAAACTTCTTTTTGCATTAACAAAGGAGAAATTTTTGGTTTAATTGGTCCTAATGGAGCCGGAAAGACAACTTTATTTAATATCATCACAGGAAATTATAAACCAACTAGTGGAGAAGTGTTTTTTCAAGAACAAAAAATCAATCATCTTAAACCTTATGAAATTGTACATTTAGGCATAGCAAGAACATTTCAAAATATAAGACTTTTTTCAAGTATGAATGTTCTTGAAAATGTTATGATTGGTTTTAATAAACAAATGAAATATAGTATTTTAGAGGCATTTTTTCATTTAGGTCGTTTTTGCAAGGTTGAAAAAGAATTTAATCTTAAAGCTTTTAATATTTTAGAAGAATTAGGAATAGTAGAACTAGCAAATGAAAAAGCTACGAGTTTAAGTTATGGACAGCAAAGAAAGGTTGAAATTGCTCGTGCAATGGCAACAAATCCAAAACTTTTATTATTGGATGAGCCAGCTGCTGGTATGAATTCAAGCGAAAGTGATGAATTAGCTGAACTTATTTTAAAATTAAGAGAAAAATATAAAATTAGTATTTTATTAATAGAACATGATATGAAATTTGTTAATCAGCTTTGCGATAAAGTTTTAGTCCTTGATTATGGGAAGACAATTTTTGAAGGAAAATTAAGCGATGCGGTTGAACATAAAGAGGTAATCGCTGCTTATTTAGGGGATTTTGATGCTAGTAGTTAA
- a CDS encoding COG3400 family protein, giving the protein MNRILIIIDGILAKHFLERLCFEKGLGYFFTIVCQEELNIKSDYLELYRFDPTSTARLETIMSKEFKQAFIYMQDEFEAKKTYEALRLLDINLEIEIMDFWGLSISDSHANLVDARMTLSRRLMNFFPDIALTAQHIGLGEGEIMELKIPSGSIFAYRHIRSIQQKRWRIVLIYRNSKIYFVKPSFVLEPNDSILIVGDPVVLQSIFHNIRDKAGQFPIPFGSNIFTLIDMKNMSEKAQENLINTTLYLEEKSNAKKSFIRVINPKIGPIFYRLKELFYEREGIFFDYFNTDFTHLNSFLQNNDIGILITDYKHFQKEKKRFFDLKIPILKIGKCSFEKLKESVILSANESELENNANVITDFSKQLDFNLTLYYYNPNSQNISNMKEYFSSLSKLYDKNIQIINKRDNNPLLNLQYRNDLLQFVSFEKELLGGNFSKSLSTNLNRHYAKMKENYQLFIPVE; this is encoded by the coding sequence ATGAATCGTATTTTAATTATAATTGATGGAATTTTAGCAAAGCATTTCTTAGAAAGGCTTTGTTTTGAAAAAGGTTTGGGGTATTTTTTTACAATTGTTTGCCAAGAAGAACTTAATATTAAAAGTGATTATTTAGAGTTATATCGCTTTGATCCTACTAGTACAGCACGTCTTGAAACGATTATGAGTAAAGAATTTAAACAAGCTTTTATTTATATGCAAGATGAATTTGAGGCAAAAAAAACCTATGAAGCTTTACGTTTATTAGATATTAATTTAGAAATTGAAATTATGGATTTTTGGGGCTTAAGCATTAGCGATTCCCATGCAAATTTAGTTGATGCAAGAATGACTTTAAGCCGCAGATTGATGAATTTTTTTCCAGATATTGCTCTTACTGCTCAGCATATAGGACTTGGAGAGGGAGAAATAATGGAGCTTAAAATTCCTTCAGGATCTATTTTTGCCTATAGGCATATTAGATCTATTCAGCAAAAAAGATGGCGTATAGTATTAATTTATAGAAATTCAAAAATCTATTTTGTAAAGCCTAGTTTTGTTTTAGAGCCTAATGATAGTATTTTAATTGTAGGAGATCCAGTTGTTCTTCAAAGTATTTTTCATAATATTAGGGATAAAGCAGGACAATTTCCTATACCTTTTGGAAGCAATATTTTCACTCTCATTGATATGAAAAATATGAGTGAAAAAGCTCAAGAAAATTTGATTAATACAACTTTATATCTTGAAGAAAAAAGTAATGCAAAGAAAAGTTTTATAAGGGTGATTAATCCTAAAATCGGTCCTATATTTTATAGATTAAAAGAGTTATTTTACGAAAGAGAAGGAATATTTTTTGATTATTTTAATACAGATTTTACTCATTTAAATTCTTTTTTGCAAAATAATGATATAGGGATACTTATTACAGATTATAAACATTTTCAAAAAGAGAAAAAGAGATTTTTTGATTTAAAAATTCCTATACTGAAAATAGGAAAATGCAGTTTTGAAAAATTAAAAGAATCAGTAATTTTAAGTGCTAATGAAAGTGAACTTGAAAATAATGCAAATGTAATTACTGATTTTAGCAAACAGCTTGATTTTAATTTAACGCTTTATTATTATAATCCTAATTCTCAAAATATTAGCAATATGAAAGAATATTTTAGCAGTTTGTCTAAGCTTTATGATAAAAATATTCAAATTATTAATAAAAGAGACAATAATCCTCTTTTAAATTTGCAATACCGCAATGATTTATTGCAATTTGTAAGCTTTGAAAAAGAGCTTTTAGGTGGAAATTTTAGCAAAAGTTTAAGTACAAATTTAAATAGACATTATGCTAAGATGAAGGAAAATTACCAACTTTTTATACCGGTTGAATAA
- a CDS encoding branched-chain amino acid ABC transporter permease, whose amino-acid sequence MDSILFFQQIINGLSLGSMYALIAVGYTMVYGVLRLINFAHGDIMMVGAYIALLLINCLSPFINTTLLDNHYTLAIFIVALIASMIFSSFIGMIIDKIAYKPLRKAPRISLLITAIGISFFLQNLFNMIFTSTEQQFPVPPVFEKMITLGKISMTLGSLLVPLVTLIVMLIVLILLYKSKYGIAIRALAFDIQTVNLMGINANRIIAIVFALGSALAALAGIFWSSNYYSVYPTMGTLVGLKAFAAAVLGGIGSVVGAVLGGLIIGLTEVMVVAFFPDLSGFKDAFAFIFLVFILLFRPTGILGINFEKSRF is encoded by the coding sequence ATGGACTCTATTTTATTTTTTCAGCAAATTATCAATGGTTTAAGTTTAGGGAGTATGTATGCTCTTATTGCCGTAGGTTATACTATGGTTTATGGTGTTTTAAGGCTTATAAATTTTGCTCATGGTGATATAATGATGGTTGGAGCTTATATAGCACTTTTACTCATTAATTGTCTTTCTCCATTTATCAATACTACTTTATTGGATAATCATTATACTTTGGCAATTTTCATAGTTGCTCTAATAGCTTCTATGATTTTTTCTTCTTTTATAGGAATGATTATCGATAAAATTGCTTATAAACCTTTAAGAAAGGCTCCTAGAATTTCACTTTTAATTACAGCTATTGGAATTAGTTTCTTTTTGCAAAATTTATTTAATATGATTTTTACTTCGACAGAACAACAATTTCCAGTCCCTCCAGTTTTTGAAAAAATGATTACCTTAGGTAAAATCAGTATGACTTTAGGTTCTTTACTGGTTCCTTTAGTGACTTTGATTGTAATGCTTATTGTTCTTATTTTGTTATACAAAAGCAAATACGGTATTGCTATTCGGGCTTTAGCTTTTGATATACAAACAGTAAATTTAATGGGTATAAATGCAAATCGTATTATAGCTATTGTTTTTGCTTTAGGATCAGCTTTAGCAGCTTTAGCAGGAATTTTTTGGTCAAGCAATTATTATTCTGTTTATCCTACTATGGGAACACTAGTTGGACTTAAAGCTTTTGCAGCAGCTGTTTTAGGTGGAATTGGTTCTGTTGTTGGAGCTGTTTTAGGGGGATTGATTATAGGTCTTACTGAGGTGATGGTTGTTGCCTTTTTTCCTGATCTTTCAGGTTTTAAAGATGCTTTCGCTTTTATCTTTTTAGTATTTATTTTGCTTTTTAGACCAACAGGAATTTTAGGAATAAATTTTGAAAAAAGTAGGTTTTAA
- a CDS encoding CorA family divalent cation transporter encodes MQYDDNLAKFLSKNSNTLYMDFLGQKILILSSLNTKTDKEKVHVFGFEDEYIFKLENTEFKIFNLNDFLNIIRANLDEYKAINTHFENIIEHKENILLKGNLIKNFFKKSFILKQKINKNLKSLSLFNEALNLLAESSPHKKALRPLLFGINIALKNSKEILTRLNELHLFINAIKNERINQSLYFLSVLSAIFLPLNLIVGFFGMNTNGLFLSGDKNATWYIFTLMCLILAFGLIVYYKKRKKELEFDDKITKKPNK; translated from the coding sequence ATGCAATATGATGATAATTTGGCTAAATTTTTAAGCAAAAATTCTAACACCTTGTATATGGATTTTTTAGGACAAAAAATTTTAATTTTATCTTCTTTAAATACTAAAACAGATAAAGAAAAGGTTCATGTTTTTGGTTTTGAGGATGAGTATATATTTAAATTAGAAAATACAGAATTTAAAATTTTTAATCTTAATGATTTTTTGAATATTATCCGTGCTAATTTAGATGAATATAAAGCTATAAATACGCATTTTGAAAATATTATAGAGCATAAAGAAAATATCCTTTTAAAGGGCAATTTGATTAAAAATTTTTTTAAAAAAAGTTTTATTTTAAAGCAAAAAATCAATAAAAATTTAAAAAGTCTTTCGCTATTTAATGAAGCTTTAAATTTACTAGCCGAATCAAGTCCGCACAAAAAAGCCTTAAGGCCTTTGCTTTTTGGTATTAATATAGCCTTAAAAAATAGCAAAGAAATTCTAACAAGACTTAACGAATTGCACTTATTTATCAATGCGATTAAAAATGAAAGAATCAATCAAAGTTTATATTTTTTAAGTGTGCTTTCTGCGATATTTTTACCTCTAAATTTAATCGTAGGATTTTTTGGGATGAATACAAATGGATTATTTTTAAGTGGCGATAAAAATGCTACTTGGTATATTTTTACACTTATGTGTTTGATTTTAGCATTTGGGCTTATTGTTTATTATAAGAAAAGAAAAAAAGAATTAGAATTTGATGACAAAATTACTAAAAAACCAAACAAATAA